Proteins from one Clostridium cellulovorans 743B genomic window:
- a CDS encoding helix-turn-helix transcriptional regulator, with the protein MATFDQQSIYIKDLPSSLAKMGFQFYQSKNIEDGLVTLPAFTGVRINFIFDGKSVASGVLKSGDLMIAGYTDSPLYGNVYNFSMASIGIHFSLFYYLTGLFPRQCRIPYKVPENSRIYSDLVPFFFLPRENWDSHALSIIKKNQLVLNKVVIKQMERVSLATQLYGYNQMKGFQDISNELGISYRQLQRDFHAFLGMTPSQYERLLRYQVAALNIKNTSIIEVALSSGYYDQAHMIREFKKFSDKTPRQIAELNDITVPFVDRKIDL; encoded by the coding sequence ATGGCAACTTTTGACCAACAATCTATATACATTAAAGACTTACCTTCATCGCTGGCTAAAATGGGGTTTCAATTCTATCAAAGCAAGAATATCGAAGACGGACTTGTTACGTTACCGGCTTTTACGGGAGTAAGAATAAACTTTATTTTTGATGGTAAAAGTGTTGCTAGTGGTGTATTAAAATCTGGTGACTTGATGATTGCTGGATACACTGACTCTCCTCTTTATGGAAATGTCTATAATTTTTCAATGGCATCTATTGGAATACATTTTTCACTATTTTACTATTTAACAGGCTTGTTTCCCAGACAATGTAGGATACCATATAAAGTTCCAGAAAATAGTAGAATCTATTCTGATTTAGTACCATTTTTCTTTCTCCCAAGAGAAAACTGGGATTCACATGCCTTATCAATCATTAAAAAGAATCAACTAGTTTTAAATAAAGTAGTTATTAAACAGATGGAAAGAGTTAGTCTGGCAACGCAGTTATATGGCTATAACCAGATGAAAGGATTTCAGGATATTTCCAATGAACTAGGAATTTCATATCGACAATTGCAACGGGATTTTCATGCATTTTTAGGAATGACTCCTTCCCAATATGAGCGATTATTGCGCTATCAGGTTGCTGCATTAAATATTAAAAATACCAGCATTATCGAAGTGGCACTATCGTCAGGATATTATGACCAAGCTCATATGATTAGAGAATTTAAAAAGTTTTCTGATAAAACACCAAGACAGATAGCAGAGTTGAATGATATAACAGTTCCTTTTGTTGATAGGAAGATTGATCTATGA
- a CDS encoding helix-turn-helix transcriptional regulator, which translates to MFKINYCDYNHSNPDYDQINRPYGSGDYLFLFFLTPMKIKIGEETIFSKENAFILFPKGTPQEYSAVKKFKNSFLHFSPQDDFTSQYSIPVNQIVYLPNPEVINDILKQIYIEFSLKNMHYVEKVDSLINQLFIDFSRQLQSIPYDFNKDLNIFEQFNKARVEILTHIEKDWTSKSMASLTNLGTSQFYNYYRYFFSRSPKSELLDARIARAKYLLKVNKLPVSQVATLSGFNNLSHFTRYFKKSCGITPLEYSKTL; encoded by the coding sequence ATGTTTAAGATAAATTATTGCGACTACAATCATTCAAACCCTGATTATGATCAAATTAATAGACCATACGGCAGTGGTGACTATCTATTTCTATTTTTTTTAACACCTATGAAGATAAAAATAGGAGAAGAAACTATATTTTCAAAAGAAAATGCTTTTATTCTTTTCCCCAAAGGTACACCACAAGAATATAGTGCTGTGAAAAAATTCAAAAACAGTTTTTTGCACTTTTCTCCACAGGATGATTTTACTAGCCAATATAGTATTCCCGTAAACCAAATTGTTTATCTTCCTAACCCAGAGGTTATTAACGATATTCTCAAGCAGATATATATTGAATTTTCTCTGAAAAACATGCATTATGTAGAAAAGGTAGACAGTCTTATTAATCAACTCTTTATTGATTTTTCAAGACAGCTACAATCAATTCCCTATGATTTTAATAAAGACTTAAATATCTTTGAGCAATTTAATAAAGCTAGAGTTGAAATACTTACCCATATAGAAAAAGACTGGACCTCCAAGTCTATGGCTTCACTTACAAACTTGGGAACCAGTCAGTTTTATAATTATTATAGATATTTTTTCTCACGCTCACCTAAATCTGAGCTTTTGGATGCCAGAATTGCTAGGGCGAAATATTTACTGAAGGTAAATAAACTTCCTGTAAGCCAAGTAGCTACCCTATCAGGCTTTAACAACCTTTCACACTTCACTAGATATTTTAAAAAGTCTTGTGGTATTACACCTTTAGAATATTCCAAAACTCTATAA
- a CDS encoding arabinan endo-1,5-alpha-L-arabinosidase, translating to MRPGFQLNNHNRDLNTCFESHDPSMMWDPVSKTYYSYCTDTAIVSDYRQGIPVRKSKDLINFEFVGRVLSDEAIAQGRDNGEGFDPTFGFWAPYTEYVDGEYRMYYSATKAFGSSESRIWLAVASNPEGPFENRGVVMDTWNTSDAEPNAIDAHVCDTADGRKYFIYGSFFGGIFIKELDKETGMPINPDKYYQGECIAKKPYNSYIDGPEGAAIIYNPDTEYYYMFLSYGWLGDDYDIRVGRCKKITGPYVDYNGESMVGNALGMKLAGSYHFKGSNPYAGNDSEGWKFDGFRGPGHGVPFYAPEKDEYFFVHHVRDGAQIFCKKEKDRQSFRMHYMAIRKMYFVDGWPLFSPEPYAGEKSTVTKLSDKKEMLELEWEWLLLKADNNTMAESVVSKLPDYLIPEKTYVFTAYDYENCRECIVLSGITNVGETVWAKIH from the coding sequence ATGAGACCTGGATTTCAGTTAAATAATCATAATAGAGATTTAAATACATGTTTTGAATCACATGACCCATCTATGATGTGGGATCCTGTTAGCAAAACGTATTATTCATATTGTACAGATACTGCTATTGTATCAGATTATCGTCAAGGTATACCTGTAAGAAAGAGCAAAGACTTAATAAATTTTGAGTTTGTTGGACGGGTTTTATCAGATGAGGCAATAGCTCAGGGGCGTGATAATGGTGAGGGCTTTGATCCAACATTTGGTTTTTGGGCGCCATATACGGAGTATGTAGACGGGGAATACAGAATGTATTATTCCGCAACAAAAGCATTTGGTAGTTCAGAATCGAGAATATGGCTTGCTGTTGCTAGTAATCCAGAAGGACCTTTTGAAAATAGAGGTGTGGTGATGGATACTTGGAATACATCAGATGCAGAGCCTAATGCTATAGATGCTCATGTCTGTGATACTGCTGATGGAAGAAAGTATTTTATCTACGGCTCGTTCTTTGGAGGCATTTTTATTAAAGAACTTGATAAAGAAACAGGAATGCCAATAAACCCTGATAAGTATTACCAAGGAGAATGTATTGCGAAGAAACCATATAATTCATACATTGATGGGCCAGAGGGTGCCGCTATAATCTATAATCCTGACACAGAGTATTATTACATGTTCCTTTCTTATGGTTGGCTTGGTGATGATTATGATATAAGAGTAGGTAGATGCAAGAAGATTACAGGCCCCTATGTAGATTACAATGGTGAAAGTATGGTAGGGAATGCTCTTGGTATGAAGCTAGCAGGAAGCTATCATTTTAAAGGGTCTAATCCTTATGCTGGAAATGACAGTGAGGGTTGGAAGTTTGATGGATTTAGAGGCCCAGGGCATGGAGTTCCTTTCTATGCGCCTGAAAAAGATGAATATTTCTTTGTACATCATGTTAGAGATGGTGCTCAGATATTTTGTAAGAAGGAAAAGGATAGACAGTCTTTTAGAATGCATTATATGGCTATAAGGAAAATGTACTTTGTTGACGGTTGGCCATTGTTTTCCCCAGAACCATATGCAGGTGAGAAATCAACGGTAACTAAGCTTTCAGACAAAAAGGAAATGCTGGAGTTAGAATGGGAATGGCTTTTATTGAAAGCTGACAATAATACTATGGCAGAATCCGTTGTGTCAAAACTGCCAGATTACCTTATTCCAGAAAAAACTTATGTATTTACAGCATATGATTATGAGAACTGCAGAGAGTGTATCGTACTTAGTGGAATAACAAATGTTGGTGAAACAGTCTGGGCGAAAATTCATTAG
- a CDS encoding nitroreductase family protein, giving the protein MKELYDMIFKRKSFRKFNDALSFSEEELQDINEEIKRLIPLITGIEVKYEIVPREKTTCKRGECCLLIYSEEKEHYLLNVGYMFEQLDLYLASRNIGVCWYGMGKVNETQYNNLPYVIMLALGKAEENQFRKDYRKSKRKETSDIWKGDLSFEIAEFVKYAPSACNTQPWRVVCENHTLKIYRITEIKSIIPKEKVSFYNSIDMGIFLYFVELALSHNKISFQRTLSPENNEADLIPIGIYMLKKEG; this is encoded by the coding sequence TTGAAGGAATTATATGACATGATTTTTAAAAGAAAATCATTTAGAAAGTTTAATGATGCATTGTCTTTTTCAGAAGAAGAATTGCAGGATATAAATGAAGAAATAAAAAGATTAATTCCTCTTATAACTGGAATAGAAGTAAAATATGAAATTGTTCCAAGAGAAAAGACTACCTGTAAACGTGGGGAATGCTGTTTACTTATTTATAGTGAAGAAAAGGAGCATTACTTACTAAATGTTGGTTATATGTTTGAGCAACTGGATTTATATTTAGCTTCAAGAAACATAGGTGTATGTTGGTATGGAATGGGAAAAGTAAATGAGACTCAATACAATAATTTGCCATATGTAATAATGCTGGCTTTGGGAAAAGCAGAAGAAAATCAGTTTAGGAAAGACTATAGAAAAAGTAAGCGAAAAGAAACAAGTGACATATGGAAAGGGGATTTGAGCTTTGAAATAGCTGAGTTTGTTAAATATGCCCCAAGTGCTTGTAATACTCAACCCTGGCGAGTTGTTTGTGAAAATCATACTTTAAAAATATATCGAATAACAGAAATTAAATCAATTATACCAAAAGAAAAAGTATCTTTTTATAATTCAATAGATATGGGTATTTTTCTATATTTCGTGGAACTAGCTTTATCCCACAATAAAATTTCATTTCAAAGAACCTTGAGTCCTGAAAATAATGAAGCTGATTTAATACCTATAGGAATATACATGTTAAAGAAAGAAGGATAA
- a CDS encoding manganese catalase family protein: MFKHEKQLLNQLEVKVERPNPQYAVLMQEQLGGGNGELKAAMQYLSQSFRIKDQTIKDLFLDIGTEELSHMEIVAETINLLNGHNVDNTSVGSGEIETHVLTGLSPVLINSSGEPWTANYVTVTGDLVADLLSNIASEQRAKVVYEYLYRQINDKHVKNTIDFLLNREEAHNALFREALNKIKDTGSNMDFGVTEDSRLYFDLSTPGRYFENPNPTAPEFANPRR, encoded by the coding sequence ATGTTTAAACATGAAAAACAGCTATTAAATCAATTGGAAGTAAAGGTTGAGAGGCCTAATCCTCAATATGCCGTGCTAATGCAAGAGCAATTAGGTGGAGGAAATGGTGAATTAAAAGCAGCGATGCAATATTTATCTCAAAGCTTCAGAATAAAAGATCAAACTATAAAAGACCTCTTTCTTGATATTGGTACTGAAGAACTTAGTCATATGGAAATTGTTGCTGAAACTATAAATTTACTAAATGGACATAATGTTGATAATACATCTGTAGGAAGCGGTGAAATAGAAACTCACGTTCTTACTGGCCTTTCCCCAGTTCTCATTAATTCTTCTGGTGAGCCATGGACAGCTAACTATGTAACAGTTACAGGTGATTTAGTCGCAGACCTACTTTCAAATATAGCATCAGAACAAAGAGCGAAGGTAGTTTATGAATATCTTTATAGGCAAATTAATGATAAACATGTAAAAAATACAATTGACTTTTTATTAAACCGTGAAGAAGCTCATAATGCTTTGTTCAGAGAGGCTTTAAACAAAATCAAGGACACTGGCTCAAATATGGATTTTGGAGTTACAGAGGATTCAAGACTCTACTTTGATTTATCAACACCTGGTAGATATTTTGAAAACCCTAACCCTACAGCACCTGAATTTGCTAATCCAAGAAGATAA
- a CDS encoding chorismate mutase — protein sequence MILIITNNDERTNSFVECIKKVAKTEVKIIQDKEVSIEKISKLQPDSIIISLKYKKDLETGSFKEILEKYKSVIPILGVAGGYAIIAEYFGCEIVELNNNNDALITCDTNEELFKDFPLSFNAMGGQSIYINKDKLVDQVISIAFSEESAQIEAIKHRNYPVYGVRFYPDFINNNDDLIIIRNFLSINDKICLDDSEIIKVKMGQIRKNIDEIDRKIVRLLSKRNANVKEASKYKKTSSDVVAEDRIKDVLQKVRTIASAEEIDPDLVVRIYEFIIRSFIAYEMSEFEKNKK from the coding sequence ATGATACTAATTATAACTAATAATGATGAACGTACAAATAGTTTTGTAGAGTGTATTAAGAAAGTCGCAAAAACAGAAGTTAAAATTATTCAGGATAAAGAAGTTTCTATTGAGAAAATTTCAAAATTACAACCAGATTCTATAATTATTTCTTTAAAATATAAAAAGGATTTGGAAACTGGAAGTTTTAAAGAAATCCTTGAGAAATATAAAAGTGTTATACCTATATTAGGGGTTGCTGGTGGATATGCAATAATTGCAGAGTACTTTGGATGCGAAATAGTTGAACTTAATAACAATAATGATGCTTTAATTACTTGTGATACTAATGAAGAATTATTTAAAGATTTTCCTTTATCATTTAATGCAATGGGGGGTCAATCAATTTATATAAATAAAGATAAGTTAGTAGATCAAGTTATATCAATAGCATTTTCGGAAGAGAGTGCTCAAATAGAAGCAATAAAACATAGGAACTATCCAGTATATGGTGTGAGATTTTATCCAGATTTTATAAATAATAACGATGACTTGATTATTATAAGGAATTTTTTAAGTATTAATGACAAGATTTGTTTAGATGACTCAGAAATTATAAAGGTGAAAATGGGACAAATAAGGAAAAATATCGATGAAATCGACAGGAAAATTGTTAGATTGTTATCAAAGAGAAATGCCAATGTTAAAGAAGCGTCAAAATATAAAAAGACATCTAGTGATGTAGTAGCAGAGGATAGAATAAAAGATGTGCTGCAAAAAGTAAGAACGATTGCGTCAGCAGAAGAAATTGATCCTGACTTAGTTGTTAGGATTTATGAATTTATTATACGAAGCTTCATAGCTTATGAAATGAGTGAATTTGAAAAAAACAAAAAATAA
- a CDS encoding AI-2E family transporter, with protein sequence MNIFENITKSSIIKKMAIIGVIIAIIYMLKSMINLLLLTFIFTFIFSQIHKFVYTKVNSWIKLSSKMVTISVYVIILAIIVIMSIRYIPQVTQQLIDIINLLSTFNLEQVHDKVGDTIFNIIKEIQIQDYLKQSEDKIIELATQIGTFSMNVVIAFLLSFFFILEKEEIIAFGQRLEGSKLAFAYEYCKYCGGIFLNSFGKVIQLQIVIAFINSVLSVIALAIMGFPQALGIGTMIFILGLIPVAGVIVSLVPLSIIAFNIGGMVKIIEVIIMIAVLHALESYVLNPKLMSMKTKLPVFMVFVILLVGEHLMGVWGLLLGIPLFIFFLDIFDIKVEG encoded by the coding sequence ATGAATATTTTTGAAAATATCACTAAGAGCTCTATAATAAAAAAGATGGCGATTATTGGAGTTATTATTGCTATCATATATATGTTAAAGAGTATGATAAATTTATTATTATTGACCTTTATATTTACCTTTATATTTTCTCAGATACACAAATTTGTATACACCAAAGTGAACAGTTGGATAAAACTCAGTAGTAAGATGGTAACAATAAGTGTGTATGTTATTATCCTAGCCATTATAGTGATAATGAGTATTAGATATATACCGCAAGTAACACAACAATTGATCGATATAATTAATTTATTATCGACTTTCAATTTAGAACAAGTACATGATAAAGTTGGAGATACAATATTTAATATTATAAAAGAAATTCAAATACAAGATTATCTTAAGCAAAGTGAAGATAAAATTATTGAGTTAGCAACACAAATAGGTACATTTAGTATGAATGTTGTAATAGCATTTCTTTTAAGTTTCTTTTTCATATTAGAGAAAGAAGAGATAATTGCTTTTGGACAAAGACTCGAAGGTAGTAAGCTTGCATTTGCATACGAATACTGTAAATATTGTGGAGGAATATTCCTAAACTCATTCGGAAAAGTTATACAATTGCAAATAGTTATTGCATTTATAAATTCAGTATTGTCAGTTATTGCTTTAGCTATAATGGGATTTCCTCAAGCATTAGGAATTGGTACCATGATATTTATACTTGGACTTATTCCAGTTGCGGGAGTTATTGTATCTTTAGTACCACTTTCTATTATTGCTTTTAATATCGGTGGAATGGTGAAAATAATTGAAGTTATCATTATGATAGCTGTACTTCATGCCCTTGAGAGTTATGTCTTAAATCCTAAATTAATGTCTATGAAGACTAAGTTACCTGTATTTATGGTCTTTGTAATATTACTAGTAGGCGAGCATTTAATGGGTGTATGGGGACTGCTTTTAGGAATTCCTTTATTCATATTCTTCCTTGATATTTTTGATATAAAGGTTGAGGGCTAG
- a CDS encoding response regulator transcription factor, giving the protein MNTILLIEDNKDVNRMISEVLFDAGYQVKSAYTGIEGINEIKNSNYDLILLDIMLPYKSGDEILKEMRNFSDTPVIVISAKDMVGTKIDILKLGADDYITKPFDLGEVLARIEATLRRCHKQVHINKVIKYKDIVLDDNSKHVSVNGVEIELTAKEYMILEMLIKYQGKVFTKANLYESIWKEEYLGDDNAVKTHVSNLRSKLQKANEHEKYIETVWGLGYRLYKE; this is encoded by the coding sequence ATGAATACTATTCTGCTTATAGAAGATAACAAGGACGTAAATAGAATGATTTCAGAAGTTTTGTTTGACGCAGGGTATCAGGTGAAGTCAGCTTATACGGGGATAGAAGGTATTAATGAAATCAAAAATTCCAACTATGATTTGATATTGCTTGATATTATGCTTCCATATAAAAGCGGAGATGAAATACTTAAAGAAATGAGGAACTTTTCTGATACGCCTGTTATCGTTATTTCTGCAAAGGATATGGTTGGTACAAAGATAGACATTTTAAAGCTAGGTGCAGATGATTATATAACTAAACCTTTTGATTTAGGTGAGGTATTAGCACGGATAGAAGCTACTCTTAGGCGGTGCCATAAGCAAGTACATATAAATAAAGTTATTAAATATAAAGATATAGTTCTTGATGATAATTCAAAACATGTTTCTGTAAATGGAGTTGAAATTGAACTTACTGCAAAAGAATATATGATATTAGAGATGCTTATAAAATACCAAGGTAAGGTTTTTACAAAGGCGAATTTATATGAATCTATTTGGAAAGAGGAATACCTTGGCGATGATAATGCTGTAAAAACTCATGTTAGTAACCTACGAAGTAAATTGCAGAAAGCAAATGAACATGAGAAATATATTGAAACCGTATGGGGATTGGGATATCGTTTATACAAAGAATAG
- a CDS encoding ABC transporter ATP-binding protein produces the protein MKKYILKTHNLSKIYKGSNALKDVSVSLEAGKIYGLIGQNGAGKSTLMRVITGLTFPTSGSLELFGHGGEKELQLERKRIGSMIEYPSLSPNMTAMENMRLHRIMKGIPDKQVEDELLELVGLLDTGKKKAKDFSLGMKQRLGIAIALIGNPELLILDEPINGLDPLGVVEIRKLLKKLCEERQMTILISSHNLPELYQTATDYIIIHKGEIKQTLTLEQLEENCKHHLLISCVQPEKLASVLEMKLNTQNYKVMPDKSIKLYDYLDKKELVGRTLFENGIIITNLSNEGDTLEDYFISIVGGSKDV, from the coding sequence ATGAAAAAGTATATTTTAAAAACACATAACCTAAGTAAAATTTATAAAGGCAGTAATGCGCTAAAGGATGTATCAGTATCTTTAGAAGCTGGTAAGATATATGGATTAATTGGACAAAATGGTGCTGGGAAATCCACACTTATGAGGGTTATTACAGGTCTCACTTTTCCTACAAGTGGAAGTCTAGAGCTTTTTGGCCATGGTGGTGAAAAAGAATTACAGCTCGAGAGAAAAAGGATTGGAAGCATGATTGAATATCCTAGTCTTTCGCCTAATATGACTGCAATGGAAAATATGAGACTCCACAGAATTATGAAAGGTATACCAGATAAGCAAGTAGAGGATGAACTGTTAGAATTGGTAGGACTTTTAGATACTGGTAAAAAGAAAGCAAAAGATTTTTCACTTGGAATGAAGCAACGTTTGGGAATTGCTATTGCTTTAATTGGTAATCCTGAATTGCTTATCCTCGATGAACCGATAAACGGGCTTGATCCATTAGGGGTAGTAGAGATAAGAAAATTACTAAAGAAATTATGTGAAGAAAGGCAAATGACTATTTTAATCTCAAGTCATAACTTGCCAGAGTTATATCAAACAGCGACAGATTATATTATAATTCATAAAGGGGAAATTAAGCAGACATTAACCCTTGAACAATTAGAAGAGAATTGTAAGCATCATCTTCTTATAAGTTGTGTGCAACCAGAAAAGTTAGCCAGTGTTTTGGAAATGAAATTGAATACCCAAAACTATAAGGTTATGCCTGATAAGTCCATTAAGCTATACGATTATTTGGATAAAAAGGAACTTGTGGGTAGAACTCTTTTTGAAAATGGTATTATAATTACTAATCTTTCAAATGAAGGAGATACTCTTGAGGATTATTTTATTTCTATTGTTGGGGGTAGCAAGGATGTATAA
- a CDS encoding ABC transporter permease: MYNLILADLFKIRKSMTIKVIFAITTISAVAMVMMAYLIQQGSISTSMAGIGFMFSDINVMSILGAVMAGVFICGDFDNKIIHESIANGNSRGTVIVVKIITFLCSIVVILIPYIVATVIAFGTGYKFSMGSVSIGFLNLLTVETGKVLSAVEMWKLLVVMLTLLLVYLAQMSLCIPLALALKKPVFVVAIYYGATILFAQLVGVKNFSLVIYNIFSCTPYGGKHSMVVLNTGTGEIFKTISISLLFISTMFFISYFTFRKSEIK; encoded by the coding sequence ATGTATAATTTAATTTTAGCAGATTTGTTTAAAATACGGAAATCTATGACAATAAAAGTTATATTTGCAATAACAACTATAAGTGCAGTGGCTATGGTCATGATGGCATATTTAATACAGCAAGGTAGTATTAGCACTAGTATGGCTGGAATTGGATTTATGTTCTCAGATATAAATGTTATGAGTATTCTTGGTGCTGTTATGGCAGGTGTTTTTATTTGTGGCGATTTTGATAACAAAATAATTCATGAATCTATTGCAAATGGTAATAGTAGGGGAACTGTGATAGTTGTAAAGATTATAACATTTTTGTGTTCAATAGTAGTTATTTTGATTCCATATATTGTTGCAACAGTTATTGCTTTTGGTACAGGTTACAAGTTTAGTATGGGATCTGTTTCTATAGGTTTCCTAAATTTACTTACAGTGGAGACGGGGAAAGTCCTTTCTGCAGTAGAAATGTGGAAGTTATTAGTTGTGATGTTAACTTTGCTACTTGTGTATTTAGCTCAAATGAGTCTTTGTATACCTCTTGCCCTTGCTCTTAAAAAACCAGTTTTTGTAGTTGCAATTTATTATGGAGCAACAATTCTTTTTGCTCAGTTGGTAGGAGTAAAAAATTTTTCTTTGGTGATTTATAATATTTTCTCTTGCACTCCTTATGGAGGAAAGCATAGTATGGTGGTTTTAAATACAGGTACTGGGGAAATCTTTAAGACAATTTCCATTAGTTTATTATTTATAAGCACAATGTTTTTTATTAGTTATTTTACATTTAGAAAATCAGAAATCAAATAA
- a CDS encoding sensor histidine kinase, whose translation MAININKCLKAEENLRLNIIGEEKHFREMIANISHDLRTPLTAIKGYQQLMKKGGLSEEQMEKLIIAQKHADELGRLIEHFFEYSYLVNLEPELQKEKINLTNLVAECLAEAISTFEERNLSVKFCDVLPVFALVDKEMTLRIIRNLIRNSIQHSNNDIEVRVFTDNNAIISFSNFVSNTSEMDVKRIFDRFYVADKAREKTGGLGLAIVKLLANQMGGRTEATLVDGIFKIVVELPKYEKEFL comes from the coding sequence TTGGCTATTAATATTAATAAATGCCTTAAGGCGGAGGAAAACCTCCGTCTTAATATTATTGGTGAGGAAAAGCATTTTAGAGAGATGATTGCAAATATATCTCATGATTTAAGAACTCCACTTACTGCTATTAAGGGATACCAACAGCTTATGAAAAAAGGTGGGTTATCAGAAGAACAAATGGAGAAGCTGATAATTGCTCAAAAGCATGCTGATGAGTTAGGAAGATTAATCGAACACTTTTTTGAATATAGTTATCTTGTGAATTTAGAACCAGAATTACAAAAAGAAAAAATAAATCTCACAAATTTAGTAGCAGAATGTTTGGCTGAAGCTATCTCAACCTTTGAAGAAAGAAACCTATCTGTAAAATTTTGTGATGTTTTACCGGTATTTGCCTTGGTTGATAAAGAGATGACCTTAAGAATTATTAGAAACTTGATACGAAACAGTATCCAACATTCAAATAATGATATAGAAGTAAGAGTTTTTACTGATAACAATGCAATAATATCTTTTAGTAACTTTGTTAGTAACACTTCTGAAATGGATGTAAAGAGAATTTTTGATCGGTTTTATGTAGCAGATAAAGCAAGAGAGAAAACTGGTGGTTTAGGTTTGGCAATAGTAAAACTTCTGGCTAATCAGATGGGTGGACGGACAGAAGCAACACTGGTAGATGGAATTTTTAAAATCGTAGTCGAATTACCCAAGTATGAAAAAGAATTTTTATAG
- a CDS encoding ABC transporter substrate-binding protein: MTNKYFDIEDTLFNITENYSEATELLIALGFSNLKDENMRKVFGKSISLEAALKLKKINVETFMAELIEKIENNNPGSEELSEKNNTIKIAGVLPCPVKAPLTEAFEGWVNNQNFDYKLEYELKAASMGISWLKDALMEQSKEQLPDLFISAGFELFFDKKLFGKYKAEDMFEDLTDFEHYNEDFENDYIKLKDPNRQYSIVGVVAAVFLVNVEELSGRKIPTSWEDILQEEFENSVSLPIADFDLFNSILLNIYKNYGEDGVRRLGKSLKKSMHPSEMVKSHIKKFDKPTITIMPYFFTKMVKEDGPMVPVWPKEGAIVSPIFMLSKKSKKAELKPIVDFFASKEIGEILSHNGRFPSVNPEVDNMISKENKYMWLGWDYIKEKDISVEIKKSLDIFNSFVEGDKTV; encoded by the coding sequence ATGACGAATAAATATTTTGATATAGAAGATACATTGTTTAATATTACAGAAAACTATAGTGAGGCTACAGAGTTATTGATAGCTTTAGGTTTTAGCAATTTAAAAGATGAAAATATGAGAAAAGTATTTGGAAAGTCTATTTCCTTAGAAGCTGCTTTAAAGCTGAAAAAAATAAATGTAGAAACTTTTATGGCAGAGCTTATAGAAAAAATTGAAAATAACAATCCTGGATCAGAGGAATTATCAGAAAAAAATAATACAATAAAAATTGCTGGAGTATTACCTTGCCCAGTTAAGGCTCCATTAACAGAGGCTTTTGAAGGATGGGTTAATAATCAAAATTTCGATTATAAGCTAGAATACGAATTAAAAGCTGCTTCAATGGGAATTAGTTGGTTAAAGGATGCTTTGATGGAACAGTCAAAGGAACAACTACCAGACTTATTTATATCAGCAGGTTTTGAGTTATTCTTTGATAAAAAATTATTTGGAAAATATAAAGCAGAAGACATGTTCGAAGATTTAACAGATTTTGAACATTATAATGAAGATTTTGAAAATGACTATATAAAGCTAAAAGATCCTAATAGACAATATTCAATTGTAGGTGTAGTAGCAGCGGTGTTTTTAGTCAATGTTGAAGAATTAAGTGGAAGAAAGATTCCAACAAGCTGGGAAGATATATTGCAAGAAGAGTTTGAAAATAGTGTAAGCTTACCTATAGCAGATTTCGATTTGTTTAATTCTATCTTACTGAATATTTACAAGAATTACGGAGAAGATGGTGTAAGAAGATTAGGAAAGAGCCTTAAAAAAAGTATGCATCCTTCAGAGATGGTAAAGTCACATATAAAGAAATTTGATAAGCCAACAATAACAATTATGCCATATTTCTTTACGAAGATGGTGAAGGAAGATGGACCTATGGTTCCAGTATGGCCTAAAGAGGGAGCAATTGTAAGTCCGATATTTATGCTGAGCAAAAAAAGTAAAAAGGCAGAATTGAAGCCAATAGTAGACTTTTTCGCTTCAAAGGAAATAGGTGAAATATTATCCCACAATGGAAGATTCCCAAGTGTAAATCCAGAAGTAGATAATATGATTTCTAAGGAAAATAAATATATGTGGCTAGGTTGGGATTATATAAAAGAAAAAGATATAAGTGTGGAAATTAAAAAATCTTTAGATATATTCAATAGTTTTGTAGAAGGAGATAAAACAGTATGA